In one Macrobrachium rosenbergii isolate ZJJX-2024 chromosome 53, ASM4041242v1, whole genome shotgun sequence genomic region, the following are encoded:
- the LOC136834107 gene encoding proteoglycan 4-like: MTSSPQRLWEPAIWPVHGKPTTSPTAHLKVHSVTQVPHRLTRPKNGLPSKRTCTHCKKVGHTESDCHYKLGNNKSSPTNNQNSSPSTSSKPSPPTVTAAGLQKIPHPKRLDTRFISVAPLDGSSLPMALPVTVDTTPDVSLIARPQVPASTTVDEQTRWEVKWVEDHTKTIPAVKLQVMTPWGTLPHRLGMPNSSYPQGIAPLDPSSGMPDHQSLLVPLASSEQCHTPSISDIEPPQELGPVPDPDHETDPPTGDSGTFTPLILATCKPPAPDTSSSPTPFPEDEPLMDQTATPSHRDQELTSPDAEIETTLILVVAAA, translated from the exons atgacaagcagcccacaaCGCTTATGGGAGCCTGCCATATGGCCAGTTCATGGTAAACCTACGACCAGTCCTACAGCACATCTCAAGGTGCATAGTGTCACCCAGGTACCCCACAGGCTGACTCGCCCAAAGAACGGCCTACCTAGCAAACgtacatgcacccactgtaagaaggtggggcacactgaatctgattgccactacaagttgggcaacaataagtCATCTCCTaccaataaccagaactcctctccctctacttcCTCtaaaccctctccaccaacagtcactgcAG CTGGGCTGCAGAAGATACCTCACCCCAAGAGGCTGGATACCCGgttcatctcagtggcaccccttgatggctctagcctgcccatgGCCCTGccagtcacagtagacactaCACCCGATGTTAGCCTGATTGCCAGGCCACAAGTGCCAGCCAGCACCACGGTTGATGAACAAACTCGGTGGGAGGTGAAATGGGTAGAGGACCACACCAAAACCATTCCCGCAGTCAAGCTTcaggtcatgacaccttggggcacgctgcCTCACCGTCTTGGCATG cccaactcaagctaTCCGCaaggtattgcacctctggatccctcgtcaggcatgcctgaccatcagTCTCTGCtagtgccacttgcgagctctgagcagtgccatACTCCATCCATCTCAGACATTGAGCCACCACAAGAATTGGGCCCTGTGCCAGACCCAGATCATGAgacggatcctcctacgggagattcAGGAACCTTCACACCCTTAATTCTAGCAACATGTAagcctccggcacccgacacttcttcttcaccaacTCCGttcccagaggatgaacctctgatggatcaaactgctacaccttctcacAGAGACCAGGAACTGACCTCCCCAGATGCAGAGATTGAGACCACTCTTATtctggttgttgcagcagcctaA